Proteins from a genomic interval of Verrucomicrobium sp.:
- a CDS encoding thioredoxin family protein, whose protein sequence is MHKSLLLLTFSLFLLGTGKAAVAVGSPAPGFTLNDLAGKPVQLSDYAGKIVVLEWTNVDCPFVKKHYASGNIPVLQEKYTAQGVVWLSVCSSAPGKEGNHPTQEIEATRAAWHAASTDYLVDADGIIGRLYGAKTTPHFFIVDKQGVVRYTGGIDSIASANPDDIRKAEPYVAKALDALLAGKPVATPVTTPYGCSVKYGALVPVP, encoded by the coding sequence ATGCACAAGTCTCTCCTCCTCCTGACGTTTTCCCTCTTTCTCCTTGGCACCGGCAAGGCGGCCGTGGCCGTCGGCAGCCCCGCGCCGGGATTCACCCTGAACGACCTGGCGGGGAAGCCCGTCCAGCTGTCCGATTACGCCGGGAAAATCGTCGTCCTGGAATGGACGAACGTCGACTGCCCCTTCGTGAAGAAGCACTACGCCAGCGGGAACATCCCCGTCCTGCAGGAAAAGTACACCGCCCAGGGCGTGGTCTGGCTCTCCGTCTGCTCCTCCGCGCCGGGGAAGGAAGGCAACCATCCGACCCAGGAGATCGAGGCGACGCGCGCCGCCTGGCACGCCGCCAGCACCGACTACCTGGTCGACGCGGACGGGATCATCGGCCGCCTCTACGGGGCCAAGACGACGCCCCACTTCTTCATCGTCGATAAGCAGGGGGTGGTCCGCTACACCGGGGGGATCGACAGCATCGCCTCCGCGAACCCGGACGACATCCGCAAGGCGGAGCCCTACGTGGCCAAGGCCCTCGACGCCCTCCTGGCGGGCAAGCCGGTGGCGACCCCGGTGACGACGCCCTACGGCTGCTCGGTCAAATACGGGGCTCTCGTCCCGGTTCCTTAG